The following proteins come from a genomic window of Lolium rigidum isolate FL_2022 chromosome 5, APGP_CSIRO_Lrig_0.1, whole genome shotgun sequence:
- the LOC124657252 gene encoding uncharacterized protein LOC124657252: MITRCPNLRVLEVCGCWGLDTVKIHSPTIEELVLDNNGVLGNLDVVAPVLEQFRLQATMGRDFNVLFSAPMVRYLWWWCSCEQRNVGIGEAWYLRSLDLWTEESAYVLQLNIDFSTHMPVDHGLIQQIAQLPQFSVLKIYLAAYGHVFGAPVLDLLGTYTGILRLKVVIRNLERTQECLPGCLCDASRPYWRSQSIPLLFLEEIEIDGFEGTSHEVDFLKLLFRCATLMKRMTVRLSRKVFPSDGAHEEMRKIFEAYASVECLVYGSSGRVIDI; this comes from the exons ATGATCACGCGGTGCCCGAACCTGCGCGTGCTGGAGGTATGCGGGTGCTGGGGCCTCGACACCGTCAAAATCCACTCGCCGACCATCGAGGAGCTTGTACTGGACAATAACGGTGTACTGGGTAACCTTGATGTCGTAGCCCCAGTGCTCGAGCAGTTCAGGCTGCAAGCCACCATGGGCAGGGACTTCAACGTGCTATTCTCAGCGCCGATGGTACGGTATCTCTGGTGGTGGTGCTCGTGCGAGCAGCGGAATGTCGGAATCGGCGAGGCTTGGTACCTGAGAAGCCTGGATCTGTGGACAGAGGAGAGTGCCTACGTCTTACAGCTCAACATTGATTTTTCG ACGCATATGCCTGTGGACCATGGCTTGATTCAACAGATAGCACAGCTTCCTCAATTTTCTGTTCTCAAGATATATTTGGCAGCATATGGACATGTTTTTGGAGCACCAGTGTTGGATCTACTTGGGACTTACACTGGTATACTTAGACTTAAGGTGGTCATACGAAACTTAGAG AGAACACAAGAATGCCTGCCAGGTTGCCTTTGTGATGCATCCCGGCCATACTGGAGAAGTCAAAGTATCCCGCTGCTGTTTCTGGAAGAAATAGAAATAGATGGTTTTGAGGGCACTAGCCATGAAGTTGAtttcttgaaacttctattcagaTGCGCAACTCTGATGAAAAGAATGACCGTGAGGTTGTCCCGTAAGGTTTTCCCAAGTGATGGAGCACACGAGGAAATGCGCAAGATTTTCGAGGCGTATGCATCCGTGGAATGCTTAGTTTATGGCAGCTCTGGGCGGGTTATTGACATATGA